CTCCGCTACTGGAAGACAGGGTCAGGGAACCAAACATTGGGAGATACAATACGAATCACTAAGCAGCTTGCTAGTCAGTACCAGACGAAAACGATTATGGCTCTGGAAAAGAGTATTAGTTACTCAGTACAGGTATGTATTACTACATTGCATCAGTGATGTCATCGTATTCATTACCGGAGCTTTCCTGTGATTATtctaaatacactggacactcatggtaattgtcaaagaccagtcttctcacttggtgtatctcaacatatgcatgaaataaaacaaacctgtgaaaaaatgagCTCatttgatcgtcgaagttgcgagataataatggggaaaaacacccttggcacacgaagttgtgtgctttcagatgcttgatttcgagacctcaattctaattctgaggtatcgaaatcaaattcgtggaaaattacttctttctcgaaaactacgttgctttagagggagccgtttcacacaatgttttatactaccaacagccccctattactcgttaccaagtaaggttttatgctaataattattttgagtatttccaatagtgtccactgcctttaagttgcaagtattgttttctttcttcctttTCCATCCCCGTTTTCAGAATGAAAAGGTCGGTTCTTCAAGACTTGAGTAATAACTTCAAACCATTTATTGAGATGGGCTCCCGCGATTGGCATGATTTCAGTTGTCCCGATAAAGTATCTCGCCATGACATATTGAACCAGGGTAGTgaataatttacctcaaaatatgacattttaacCCAAAAATTGTTGACGTACCGCCCGAtgccagtaggcctacatcttcTTGATGAGCCCTGGGTGGTTATTATCAGGAGGAACAGATAATCAGCGCAATTTAGTCCACAATTAAATGCATATCCAAAAAAAGGAATATAAATAAACGTGAAAcaattaaaggcaccggacaatattggtaattactcaaaataatcgttagcatagcaacgtacttggtaacgagcaatggagagctgttgatagtagcaAAATTATTGAGCgactttaggtttttttttttttcctggaattattctctcgcaacttcgacgaccaattggtcTAAATGTTGGcaattttgttatgttatgcatctattgagatacaccaagtgaggatacaattaccaaacgtaaaaaAGAATGTGTTGACTCTACACAACAACAGTCATTTAATGACCACAATTAGGCTAGGCCTGGAAGGTTTGTAACGATAGCGGGGAGAAAAGGAAGAAACAAAGAAATCGATATTTTAATCCACAAAATACAAGTAGTATTATCCTtcattgacattttaaaaatacattgtaattCTCTTTCAGGTCCGAGCTGAGACAAGTGTTGGACACGGTCCATGGAGTGACATCTCAACAGTCACTACTGTGCCCAAAGGTTACACGCTAATGCCGTTTGTTTTGAATAAAGATCTATGAAAACTCTTCAAGACCTAATCAATTCATTATGGTGTATATACAAGGCGTTATtgataaacaataacaacaataaatttgaaaaaacgttcaccaattaaaataaaaatgctagCGGAAACTTTCCTCGCTGTATATTTTCGTATAATATGCCCAACACTAATTCATACCTGACACTAGTAGGCTGGCGTACGAAGCATGcatgtatattttttaatcattgtatttttttaattatttttttaagcaattatttatCCCATTTCCCCGCTACAAAGTTCCTACCCCTCCAAGCAACGTGACTTTCCCAGTAATCAGAAGCGACCGCATCACCGTGTCGTGGCTTCGTCCATCTCAAGGCGATAGCATCAATTACGAGATCCGCTACTGGAGAACAGAGTCTGGAAACTCATCATCGGCTGAGATAGTTAGAGTCAAAGATGATCAACAGACTGACCTTCAAACAAGAGAGATCACAAACCTGGAAGAAAATGTCAGTTATTCATTCCAGGTATGGTGCCAAGTAAACTACATGCATTGCTGCATCAGGGAAAGAATCCAAATTTCTTGCTCCCCAAAAGGGTATTCAAACTACTGTGGTTAACAAACAGTCAATGTCATCAGCAGACTGACCTTCAAACAAGAGAGATCACCAACCTGGTTTAACCTATTCATTCCAGGTATAGTGCCAAGTTAACCAAAGGCATTGTTGTACAATACTTTTGAAATGTTGGTGTTTCCTGAACTTTTAATGGTTTGGTCCTTTTTAGATACGTGCTGAAACACATTTTGGACTTGGAGGATGGAGCAACGTCTCATTATCTTTAACACTGCCACACAGTAAGTTTATACACTTTACCCGTGGGTACTTAATATGTAAGATCTACATCAAGGCAACAGGGTCATTATTTGATCCCGTTATCAGGGTATACGTTTGGGTCATCAAGATGCATGTACTCATGTCATCGCACAAGAACACTTGCAAATGACCATTAAATaacttttaagtttaaaaatgCATCTTCTTTCTCTTCTGTAGGGAACGCATTAACTCAGACGCCTATCACTAGACTGAGCAGTTTTCTGATTATCGTTATCTGTGTGGTcattgctgctgctgttgtgaTTGTAGCTGGTGTAATCGGTTACACCCGAAGACGCAGTAAACGAAGAAGACTAAATCCATTGCAGCTTCAGGGGTTAAATGCTGACCAGGAACTGGTGAGTAAAAAGTTGCATTTGCAGGTATGATTCAAAAGACAGTACTAAATAGAGAAGACATCATTCTAGGCTACTACACGCTTGCCGAAACGTTTCCCAAACCAACTCCTTCCAACACATAATCAccagacattttgttttctggctccaaatataatttaaatacattaaatgcattaaataatatACAGTGACCAGtttctatatatatttttttaatttgctatACTACTTCACAACAGGTTTCTTATGAGAATGCCGAACCACGAGAGGAGAAACCAACCAGTGGACCAATTCCAAAAGAAAATTCACTGGTACAAGAGTCAGTTTATGAACCAGTGGGCCCCGGTTCATCTGCACATGGAGGTGCACTCCCAGCACCAccaccatcaccaccaccatcaccatcaccatcaccatcaccagcACCAGCACCAGCACCAGAATCACAACCTACATACGAAGATGTTGGTTTGCCAACATGGGCTACTCAATGGAGTGTCTTGTGGGATGATTTTTTCGTGGGAAATAAAATACTTGGGAAGGGACACTTTGGTGAAGTGCGTTATGGTGTCGTAACGGTTAAAGGAGATCTGTGCAAGGCTGCGATCAAAAAGCTCAAAGGTATGTCTTAGTTCAGTTTCCATGGTgacaatttttaacaaaaatacgcaggttttacatgtactttaaaatAAAGCCAGTTTAACATGAATGACAAACAAAGTATGAATCTGCAAGTACTCCCTTCGTGGCAATGTTTATAGCAACTACACGTATAAATCTCTGTAGGAATTATGTGTCTTTTTCCTCCTATTATCTGTTTGGGCTTGCGTACACAATGGTTTTCAAGCCGGTGAGTGTTTGAAGTAACAATACGCATCTATAGTTTTGCCAAAACAGATTTATTCGCGAGATATCACCACTAATACTTCTTTCTTTGACatggaattgaaaaaaaatcagaaaatgcACCTTCAGCTGACAGAGAACATTTTTTAGAAGAACTCAAAACTATGACAATTCACGGCAGTCATCCCAACCTTGTCAAGATTCTAGGCGCTTGTCAACATGAAGGTAAGTAAAttcatcttcattttttgttgaaattactggacactattggtattgtcaaagaccagccttctcactaggtgtttctcaacatatgcttgaaataacaaatctgtgaaaatttgagctcaattggtcatcgaagttacgagataatagtgaacgaaaaaacacccttgtaacacgaagttgttagctgttagatgcttgatttcgagacctcaaattctaaatctgaggtatcgaaatcaatacgtggaaaattacttttttctcgaaaactacgtcacttcagaaggagacgtttctcacaatgtttcatactatcaacagctctacattactcgtgaccaagtcAGTCAAGATAAAAAAACAACGTTCTTCACGTTAATAACAAAAAGACTTCAGAAATTGCACTGCAGCGTTTGACCAAATACAACCTGTAGAATTGCTTGGAATTTGAATTTGTaatctcaatatttgtttaaggTATATTGTACGTAGCTATGGAGTACTTATCCAACGGTGACCTCCGTTGCTACCTGAGGAAGGCTCGATCCATGGAGGATGATTGTGAAGCATCGCTGTCTCCTCAGAAGCTGCTCCAGTTTGCTCTGGATGTGGCTAAAGGAATGCAACACCTTGCTGCATCAGGGGCAAGTATACCATTATTTTTCTAGCTTCTTAAAAAGAG
The nucleotide sequence above comes from Asterias rubens chromosome 12, eAstRub1.3, whole genome shotgun sequence. Encoded proteins:
- the LOC117297768 gene encoding tyrosine-protein kinase receptor Tie-1-like, encoding MSPSGPPRDLKFFDVTNQTISFSWKRPVCGQRNGIITQYHYSLIDSEEGVFEEDTTSRTGTEFTGLVPFMSYKLSLSAENQFASGPVASITTRTHEGIPPPPSKVTFPVTRSDMITVAWNAPSPPHGIIISYELRYWKTGSGNQTLGDTIRITKQLASQYQTKTIMALEKSISYSVQVRAETSVGHGPWSDISTVTTVPKVPTPPSNVTFPVIRSDRITVSWLRPSQGDSINYEIRYWRTESGNSSSAEIVRVKDDQQTDLQTREITNLEENVSYSFQIRAETHFGLGGWSNVSLSLTLPHRNALTQTPITRLSSFLIIVICVVIAAAVVIVAGVIGYTRRRSKRRRLNPLQLQGLNADQELVSYENAEPREEKPTSGPIPKENSLVQESVYEPVGPGSSAHGGALPAPPPSPPPSPSPSPSPAPAPAPESQPTYEDVGLPTWATQWSVLWDDFFVGNKILGKGHFGEVRYGVVTVKGDLCKAAIKKLKENAPSADREHFLEELKTMTIHGSHPNLVKILGACQHEGILYVAMEYLSNGDLRCYLRKARSMEDDCEASLSPQKLLQFALDVAKGMQHLAASGVIHRDLAARNILLDDNLNAKVSDFGLSRGEDVYVQTSKTRVPTRWLSLESLTRQTYTSKSDVWSFGILLWEIATLGGTPYPGIKTQVLTSRLENGYRMPKPDNSDAKIYDVMLQCWQEDPDDRPSFKKLVSILETMADSKEDQIYMRLLPSSKNYLYENIHPEFDDN